One genomic region from Thermodesulfobacteriota bacterium encodes:
- a CDS encoding Fic family protein: protein MNISKSAKKPAKKPINPDYYLTPLIPGSSNIGPLKDMAQEIIATSAGLEGKVAKETALVLGDQLRIINSYYSNLIEGHKTTIPDISMALQKKFSQDPKKKYAQELCAAHVETERRFMELVNTKQKINVCDRKFLSEIHAAFYANLPEEHLYTHTPKGFSRIPVNPGQIRDVNVSVDDRSLHGPHYQDLPALLKTFAQSYPPDQFHGDERLIAIASSHHRLTWLHPFRDGNGRVARLFSGLYFVRTGVNRSNLWSLSRGLSRKNKQYMFELWATDSPDKKNGAHFFDDDLLADFCMFFFQICLDQIRFMEGMLRLDQIETRIDWYVETRAKHDKNPLRVEAAKLLRAVFMRGAIPRGMAAGILNMSERSARRIVSALIKDGLLQSQSHRAPLTIGLPLGVLPYYFPDLYDPSVIGEEYII, encoded by the coding sequence ATCGGCCAAAAAACCGGCCAAAAAACCCATTAATCCCGATTATTATCTAACACCTCTTATACCTGGAAGTAGCAATATAGGTCCCTTAAAGGATATGGCACAGGAAATCATAGCGACCTCTGCCGGACTGGAGGGCAAGGTGGCAAAAGAAACAGCCCTTGTGCTTGGTGACCAGCTCCGAATCATCAACAGCTATTACAGCAATCTTATTGAAGGCCATAAAACAACTATCCCGGACATCAGCATGGCCTTACAAAAGAAATTTTCGCAGGATCCGAAAAAAAAATATGCGCAAGAGTTGTGTGCCGCCCATGTAGAAACCGAAAGGCGGTTTATGGAACTTGTGAATACGAAACAAAAAATCAATGTTTGCGACCGGAAGTTCCTAAGTGAAATTCATGCCGCGTTCTATGCCAATTTGCCGGAAGAACATCTGTATACCCACACCCCCAAAGGATTTTCCCGGATTCCGGTCAATCCCGGCCAAATCCGGGATGTCAATGTCTCCGTGGATGACCGGTCACTTCATGGACCGCACTATCAGGATTTGCCGGCATTGCTAAAAACCTTTGCCCAAAGCTATCCCCCGGATCAATTCCATGGTGACGAACGTTTAATCGCAATAGCGTCCAGCCATCATCGGTTGACCTGGCTGCATCCCTTCCGTGACGGCAACGGCAGGGTTGCCCGCCTTTTCTCGGGACTGTATTTCGTCAGGACAGGCGTTAACAGAAGCAATCTGTGGTCTCTATCCCGGGGTTTATCAAGAAAAAACAAACAGTATATGTTTGAGCTGTGGGCCACTGATTCCCCGGATAAAAAAAATGGCGCTCACTTTTTTGACGATGACCTGCTGGCGGATTTTTGCATGTTTTTTTTCCAAATCTGCCTGGATCAAATACGCTTCATGGAAGGCATGCTGAGGCTTGACCAAATCGAGACCCGCATCGACTGGTATGTGGAAACGCGGGCCAAACACGATAAAAATCCTTTGCGGGTTGAAGCGGCAAAATTACTCAGAGCCGTATTTATGCGGGGTGCCATACCCAGAGGTATGGCCGCTGGGATCCTCAACATGAGCGAGCGCAGTGCGCGCCGAATCGTAAGTGCGCTGATCAAAGACGGTCTTTTGCAGTCACAAAGCCACCGAGCACCGTTAACGATCGGGCTGCCGCTTGGTGTTCTCCCCTATTACTTCCCAGATCTTTACGACCCCTCGGTAATTGGTGAGGAGTACATCATCTGA